A region of Halalkaliarchaeum desulfuricum DNA encodes the following proteins:
- a CDS encoding DUF1405 domain-containing protein, producing the protein MDPRGHRTPEPEPESLPRWLAPLPDRLEAFALRWVWVIVGINLLGTAFGFWYYRVQLSNTPIAGWPFVPDSPLATLFIALALALWALDRRNEYLNALAFYGNIKLGLWTPWVLAVFADQFLQINPIPMYAFLFVSHLGMVAQAFLLHRISEFPTEAVGVALAWYTVDLTFDFFYPVFGGFTHTWFPAAPNDPYLGTTAFLAAAWAAVILTVLPTFFALATRAKKLEVRMDDGGSDIPRL; encoded by the coding sequence ATGGATCCTCGCGGTCACCGGACACCGGAGCCGGAGCCCGAGTCGCTGCCCCGCTGGCTCGCGCCGTTGCCCGACCGGCTCGAGGCGTTCGCGCTTCGGTGGGTGTGGGTCATCGTCGGGATCAACCTCCTGGGCACCGCCTTCGGGTTCTGGTACTACCGCGTTCAGCTTTCCAACACCCCGATCGCCGGGTGGCCGTTCGTCCCGGACAGCCCGCTCGCGACGCTTTTCATCGCGCTGGCGCTCGCGCTGTGGGCGCTCGATCGGCGCAACGAGTACCTCAACGCGCTGGCGTTTTACGGCAACATCAAACTCGGACTGTGGACCCCGTGGGTGCTTGCAGTCTTTGCCGACCAGTTCCTCCAGATCAATCCGATCCCGATGTACGCGTTCCTGTTCGTGAGCCATCTCGGGATGGTCGCGCAGGCGTTTCTGCTCCACCGGATCTCCGAGTTCCCGACGGAGGCGGTCGGGGTCGCGCTGGCGTGGTACACCGTGGATCTCACGTTCGACTTCTTCTATCCTGTCTTCGGTGGCTTTACCCATACCTGGTTCCCCGCAGCTCCCAACGATCCGTATCTCGGGACGACCGCGTTCCTCGCGGCCGCCTGGGCGGCGGTGATCCTCACCGTCTTGCCGACGTTCTTTGCGCTCGCGACGCGGGCGAAGAAACTCGAGGTCCGGATGGACGACGGCGGTTCCGACATCCCACGTCTGTGA
- the citZ gene encoding citrate synthase, with the protein MSEELRPGLEGVLVAESELSYIDGEAGKLVYRGYAIEDLAREASYEEVLYLLWHGELPTTAQLERFSDEMATQRSLAPGTMDVVRELADQREEPMAALRTITSSLSAADEDADETAVTDLEANLRKGKRITAKMPTALAAFKRLRDGDGPVDPDPEMDHAENFLYMLNGEVPDAVLSETFDMALVLHADHGLNASTFSAMVTASTLADIHAAVTSAIGTLSGSLHGGANANVMRMLKEVDDSAMNPVDWVDDALDRGERVAGFGHRVYDVKDPRAKILGGKSEELGEAAGDTRWYEMSVAIEEYMAEQKGIPPNVDFYSATTYYQMGIPIDLYTPIFAISRVGGWIAHVLEQYEDNRLIRPRARYVGELDRSYPPLAER; encoded by the coding sequence ATGTCCGAGGAGTTACGACCGGGGCTGGAAGGCGTCCTCGTCGCGGAGTCGGAGCTGAGCTACATCGATGGCGAGGCCGGGAAACTCGTCTATCGGGGCTACGCGATCGAGGATCTCGCGCGGGAGGCGAGCTACGAAGAGGTGCTGTATCTCCTGTGGCACGGCGAATTACCTACAACCGCACAGCTCGAACGGTTCTCCGATGAGATGGCCACCCAGCGTTCCCTCGCGCCGGGGACGATGGACGTCGTTCGCGAGCTTGCCGACCAGCGGGAGGAGCCGATGGCTGCGCTCCGGACGATAACGTCGTCACTTTCGGCAGCTGACGAAGACGCGGACGAAACGGCGGTGACCGACCTCGAGGCGAACCTCCGGAAGGGCAAGCGGATCACCGCGAAGATGCCGACGGCGCTTGCGGCGTTCAAGCGGCTCCGGGACGGCGACGGGCCGGTCGACCCCGATCCGGAGATGGATCACGCCGAGAACTTCCTGTACATGCTCAACGGCGAGGTTCCCGACGCGGTGCTATCGGAGACGTTCGACATGGCACTGGTGTTGCACGCGGATCACGGCCTCAACGCCTCGACGTTCTCGGCGATGGTGACCGCCTCCACGCTCGCTGACATTCACGCCGCAGTGACATCGGCGATCGGGACGCTGTCGGGGAGCCTTCACGGTGGTGCGAACGCCAACGTGATGCGGATGTTGAAAGAGGTCGACGACTCTGCTATGAATCCGGTTGACTGGGTCGATGACGCGCTCGACCGCGGGGAGCGGGTCGCCGGGTTTGGTCACCGTGTGTACGACGTGAAGGATCCGCGGGCGAAGATCCTCGGGGGGAAAAGCGAGGAACTCGGCGAGGCGGCAGGCGACACCAGGTGGTACGAGATGAGCGTCGCGATCGAGGAGTACATGGCCGAACAGAAGGGGATCCCGCCGAACGTCGACTTCTACTCGGCGACGACGTACTACCAGATGGGGATCCCGATCGACCTGTACACCCCGATCTTCGCGATCTCACGGGTCGGCGGCTGGATCGCTCACGTGCTCGAACAGTACGAGGACAACCGACTGATCCGCCCGCGGGCACGGTACGTCGGCGAACTCGACCGGTCGTATCCGCCGCTTGCGGAACGGTAG
- a CDS encoding alpha/beta hydrolase, translating to MTRRRPINRSQRSLRRPARERYAVRQVGFDSDGTRARGSLYLPDRTDTAPVVVMAPGLGAERSFGYPAVAERFAEAGYAAFLFDYRHHGESDGRPRRLVSTSKQLADYDAAIDRVRRIDELDAGRIAVWGHSLSGGHALVTAADRSDVRAAVTIAPFTDGRIFLRTRSIKYLARATALGARDALGGLRDRLVRRIPGGNGADERESRRARRVPIVGDTDRTAVISEPGTRRAYLDLVDRHSEWENATPARCLLDLVRYRPIERFEDVDVDAFVFVPEDDRILPPARMTAAVENLDRATVVRAPADHFSVLAGDFEETVAYQLAFLNRAVGKPERSR from the coding sequence GTGACCAGGCGACGACCGATCAATCGGAGCCAGCGATCGCTTCGCCGTCCGGCCAGGGAGCGGTACGCGGTCCGGCAGGTCGGGTTCGACAGCGACGGAACCCGGGCCCGAGGGTCGCTGTACCTCCCCGACCGCACCGACACGGCGCCGGTCGTCGTCATGGCGCCGGGGCTGGGTGCCGAACGGTCGTTCGGTTATCCCGCCGTCGCCGAGCGGTTCGCGGAGGCGGGCTATGCCGCGTTCCTGTTCGATTACCGCCACCACGGGGAAAGCGACGGTCGCCCCAGACGGCTGGTGTCCACGTCGAAACAACTCGCCGACTACGACGCCGCGATCGATCGCGTCCGCAGGATCGACGAACTGGACGCCGGCAGGATCGCCGTCTGGGGCCACTCGCTTTCGGGTGGACACGCGCTGGTTACCGCCGCCGACCGCAGCGACGTCCGGGCAGCCGTGACGATCGCACCGTTCACCGACGGGCGGATCTTCCTCCGGACGCGGTCGATTAAATACCTCGCCCGCGCGACGGCGCTCGGCGCGCGTGACGCGCTCGGCGGACTCCGCGATCGGCTGGTTCGACGGATCCCCGGGGGAAACGGCGCCGACGAGAGGGAATCACGCCGAGCACGACGGGTGCCGATCGTCGGTGACACCGATCGGACGGCGGTGATCTCGGAGCCGGGAACGAGGCGGGCGTACCTGGATCTGGTGGATCGACACTCCGAGTGGGAGAACGCGACGCCTGCGCGGTGCCTGCTCGATCTCGTCCGATACCGGCCGATCGAGCGGTTCGAGGACGTCGACGTCGACGCGTTCGTGTTCGTTCCCGAAGACGATCGGATCCTCCCGCCTGCCCGGATGACCGCGGCCGTCGAGAACCTCGACCGGGCGACCGTGGTTCGCGCGCCGGCGGATCACTTCAGCGTCCTGGCCGGGGACTTCGAGGAGACCGTCGCCTACCAGCTCGCGTTTCTGAACCGGGCCGTCGGAAAACCAGAACGTTCACGGTGA